Genomic window (Clarias gariepinus isolate MV-2021 ecotype Netherlands chromosome 4, CGAR_prim_01v2, whole genome shotgun sequence):
GTTTTGCTTCAGTGAATTCTCATAGCTATACTTTATTctatctgttaaaaaaatcaaaacattggttggaataaatatttagcaaagcagcattttatatataaacacttcCATTTATACGAAGTGAATGACATTACTTCAAAATATTACCTTTCTGTATACACCCACTGAGTACTCTATTAGAAACGTGTTAACTTATACTTACTTTCATGAAATTTTCTATTCAGCCAACTATGTGAGAGCAATGCAATGGATAAAATCATGTGGACACAAGCCACAGTGGGCAGATAATATTCACATCGACCAATAGAATAGgttcaaaaaaatgtaaatcacagTGATTTTGACTGTGGCATGATTGTtagtgccatacatgttgattTCAAGTATTTCTATAACTACTGATTTCTTGGGGATTTAATCAACGGTCTTGAAAGTTTAGTCAAAATGgtgcaatttacaaaaaaaaaaaaaaaaaaaaaaaaccatccaGATTGTCTTGGAAAGGAAAAAGTCAGTCAGATAACCACTTTGTAGCAGCAATGGTGCACCAAATGTAACCTGGTCTAATAAATCTCATTTTCTGATGAGGCACACAGGTGGCTGGGTCACCTACAGCATGAATTCATGAACTAAACCTGCCCTGTGTCAACAGTCCAGGCTGGTGGAGGTGATGTAACATTGTGGGAAATGTTTTTCGAAGCATTTAGATTGGTataaatcacactcacacatcttctataccgctttatcctgtattcagggacacagggacctggagcctatcccaggaggcttagggcacgaggcagggtacacgaggcagggtaccaattagcctaacctgcaaatccttggactgtgggaggaaaccggagtacctggaggaaacccaccaagcaccgggagaacatgcaaactccatgcacacagagatgggaatcgaacccggactctggaggtgcaaggtgacagtgcctactactacaccaccgtgccgcccttggtataaatcaatcaattaattaatcaatcatcTCTTGAATGAGCATGACATGACAGCAAGTTCAATGTTCATTAGCCTTCAAAGTCACTGGCCTCCTGCATTTCAGACAAAAAGCGAACACAGAAAGCTGACAGAAATCCATAATACAACCAGATTCCAGAGCAAAGGGAAGCCATACACCATATTATATGTAGAATATATCACTGTAAAGGCTTTGAATTGCCACTGGGCTACATTTTGTCACTCAGATATGGCTGTTTTGATACGAATAAATGACACAGTTTGATGAATGCGGAAATGAAAGGTTTGTTTCTACCCATGGTCATCTGTCTCAGCTGATGATCTCTTCCTGTGAGAATGGTCTTCCTTTGCTAGCTCACCTTCCTCTTCCACCTTCATCCTTCATCACTGAGAATAATCACAAGGAATAATCATTGTTCAGACAGGAATGGACTTTTCTCATGCAGGACTGAAATTAAACAGCAAACATTTGTTTGTAAACTTTTtagaaagccttttttttttttttttttacacattaacaacaatttaataattttaaaaagacaaacaaataaaatatccGGGTTGTCTACGACACATATAACTGTGGATTTTTTTAAGGAGCAGTAAATAAAGTGTACCCAACGTgcggaaacaaaaaaaatcctaacaCTTCCATTTCATGAAGCTTGAGAAATCGTCACCTACACATAGAATGTAGGTTTTAGTTCCCCGAGATGTTAGTCGCCGGGCTGTGCCTGACGCAAATGCGTGAAAAGAGCTAAACTGCGTCGCTAAATGAGGTAAATGAAACTCATATTTGGAAGACGAAGTCAGGCGTTAGCTTACCCTTTTCACACCTGAAAGTTCTTAAGTTCTCGCTGTCGCCAATTGCGCATGCGCATGAGCAGCGTCGCCTCCCTGACTATCGAGACATTCATGTCATAAATGACGCCTGGCGTTCACACGACACAGAActgctaatttattttatggTGATTTTCTCACCTCAAGCAATAAATACGCAGAACACGATCAAATGACTTTgggatgtttataaaaaaaaaaaaaaaagataaaagtttttaaaccaGGTCTCTCACACATACGCACTCATTATTGTGTATTCCGGTGCCAGGCATTCATGAAAGGCCACACAATAAAACATGTCTCTCGATTGCTGATCGTTTGGTGTGAACTTAGTCATATAAAAAACATCAGCAAGGGTACCACATATGTATTTATAGTTTTAACAATTTTAGCTGTAACTCTGCACTTCGGGTGTTTTTGCAATATGGCACATTGATAGGTTTCTCACTTCCTGTGCGGAAGgccagggttcaattcccatttAATGCTCAATGGTTTTGCGTCAGGGTAacaacctgtgccaagttggatggcctgctgtggcgacccctcgatgggAGCAGTCAAAAGTCCAACAACTGACGTATGTATCGGGAGCTGTGCAAACTCAAAACTCAGGATTAAATTGGGGACCCTGAGGCTACTTGCTGTTTCCAACCTCCATTTCATCATCTAAATTAATTTGTAAtgactgtttattaaaaatttaggttGGGTTTAATTCAAactcttcacacacatacaaaatacaaaGAAGCAACTGATAGACAAAAGTGTGATCCACACTTGTTTttgtgaaatgattttttttattacagcaaaaataTCAATAAGGTAAATCTTCTTTTCATCTTGCAAGAGAGTTGATGGAAAGATTGACCATCAAAGACATAAATTTCATCAGCATTTTGATAATTCTGTTTTCTTAGCAAAAAATGGCACTGTGCATGTGTACTGTCAACAAGTCTAAGTCAGTACAATTTATTGTCCGTTGCACTGCCACAAATACTCAAATACATTTGGTATGAAGTTTACAGTGAGAAGAAATTTTGCACCATGGACATctggaagaaaataaaaacattcaacaGTGTTAATTAACTTGTCTGTCTAAAATTAGTAAACTATCAAGATCTGATATtctaatagttaaaaaaaagaacttaaaacaagaccaaaaacaATAACACTGCATCTGTTAACCAAATGGAAATGGGTAAGAAAACATTGTTCTACAGTGCATTAGTGTGAGTgtattgaacacacacacacgttatgtTATGAGCATGCTATGGATTCCAATTGCTGCTCAGCCTCTGCTGCCATTGCAGCCGCTTGTAGCTGTTCAGTCTCACTTTGCAAGCTGTTTGAAGACAGCTGCTTCCTTTCACTGTGCATGTTGTTCTCATGTCTCTTCAAATCTGATGCTTTGGCAAAGGCCTTGGTGCAGGAGCTACACCTGAAAGGCTTTTCGCCCCGGTGTCGCCGTTCGTGGTCCTTCAGGTGGGACTTGTGTTTAAAAGCTTTCTCGCACATGTGACAGTTAAAGGGCCGTTCATTGCTATGCACCCTCTCGTGTTTCTTTAAATCTGGGGCGCGGATGAAAGATTTGCCACAGTCTTCGCATCTGTAGGGTTTGAAGCCAGTGTGGATTTTTAAATGCTCTTTCAAGTGGGCTTGCGTGGTGAATGCTTTAGTGCATATCTCACATATGAACGGTCTATCAGCGGAATGCAGCTTTTCATGTTTTCTCAGCCGGTTCTCGTCCACAAAAGTCTTCCCGCAAACCTGGCAGGCAAACTGGTCCCTGTGGCCGTACAGCAGGTATTCAAGCTTCATGTCTGCAGTTGCTGTACTCCATCCGGGAGCTTGTTCATCCTTAACATCCCCCATGCTGTCAGCAAATGCAAGAGTCTGAGTGTGAGTCGCAAGCTCTTTGGGCTCACCGTCCATTGCTTCCACATCCTGATCGTAACAGGCAACCTTGTGCACTTCCTCCTGGGTTAGCTCTTTTAAAAGTGAAGTGGCTTCCTCTACCCGCAGGGCACTATTTGGCGATTTGTCTAGATCGTGATTGCCTTGAGGCTCCTCCACCAGATCGTCAGACGGTGTGTCGTCCTGGTCGCCAATGACCTGGACATCATTGTCCTGATTTAACTGGGCCTCATCAGGTTGAAGTCCCATTTTCACAAGGTCGTAGGAATATTTGGCATTTTTATGGTCGTTTTTCTCTTCGGAGGACATGTCGCGTTTCTGAGAACAAAGCTTGTCCAAAAAACGTATTCCAAGTATTTGTCCAGATGACATCATTAAATTGACATCTTTCTTTTTAACGGAAATCTTCGCTGTGTACATGTAATTCAGCACCTCTTCGAAAATGTCCGAGCGGATGAAGTCGATCTCGATGACCGACGAGCTGTCCACCTCGTGCTtcttaaataactttttaaagtagttgcTGCAGGCTGCTAACACACACCGATGTGCTCTGAACTTAACGTCTTCCACCACCACAGCTATGTCACAGTGTTCGCCTTCTAGTCTCTGCTCGTTTAGAATTTTCAGGaaaattgttttgtgttcatcATCCACATATTTCAAAGTTTCTGACATGCTGGAACACAGttctggagggaaaaaaagaggaaaaagagatgTTCAGTGTTCTTGGTTTAGGAATACTTTCAAGCAATTACACTATAAATCATTACTGGAGCACTTTCTTTACAGGTTATGAATTAGATCAGGGTTTACAGATGTCTCAATGATTTGACCAGCACATGAGCTTTTTAACTAAAATAAGCAGGTGGATTAGTGTTTCTATATACCGTACATGTTTTAAgccattatttataataataaatattataataagcaCTGTGTGATGGAATATGAAAAATAGGCAAATGTTCATCTTTCCAATCTCAGTCAACATCACTCCTCCTAGCATAATCAGGTTGCTAGCTAGCATGCTACTGACATTCCGAAACCGGAGTTAAAGTGATGCTTTATTATAACAGGACACCACGAAGCACGAGTGTTTTCACTACTTTTCAAGCATGCAGTGCACTAGTTAAGGCTCATAATCCTCTCTCGGTATTGTTTACCTGCCGCATTAGCCTCTTCGGTTAGCAACCATCTTGTTGTGCACGGTTAGCATTTAGCAAGACGGATAGCTAGCCAGCTATCTTTCTAAATTCaccagctagctagctagctagctagcagtGTAGCTAACGATCATAAACAAACCATTGTTATGTAACTGTTTAGCAACTAAAATCCTCGTATGGCTGAATAAAATGTCAACAAAAATCTTGTTATAAACAGGCTACATGGCAGCAGTTTATGTACACAGGACCCCCctcctgtgtgaatgagtgtgtgagtgtatctgagtgtgtgtgcgtctctTCCCCCCTCAGCAGCGCGCTAGTAATATGGACGCCGTTCACGACGGACACAAGCACGAGCAGCCATGAACACTCCTGACATGACGAAGCCGAGAACGCGCAGGCATCCTGCTCAAACATTCggcaattattttaaaagctgcTCCAATTTGCGAAAAAAGCACATTTCTCACCCTTACGTGGCGTTTTGATCCCCTGGAGAAGTCTACGTTGAATGTCACACAGCCAGTAGTGAATAATGCACTTTGTGTTTTGTTGGCCTGAGGACGAGCACACACACGCGGGAGAACGCGCTTGCGCCAGCACGGAACTGCAGACGGAGCGAGGGCGTGCGCAGCCGTGCCGCCAGCCAGCGCGCGCTTCCGCAAACAGCGCACAGACAGGCCGCACAGAGCGCGCACGGCGGTCAGGCTTCAGGCACGCTTGCGTAAATATTTCGTGAATAGCACTCTCTGGAGCGCGGGTACGGGAGCTGCTGGCGGCGCGAAAGCCACTGTCACGAGCGGGAAATGAGAGTGCACGCATTTTGCGCGCCACTGTAACCGATGGAGCGTAATAATAGACAAAACGTTGAATATCTTATTTCTTATTTCCCTTATTgccattaaaataatttcaacGTGCCGAAATGGATATCATATGTCACGTCCTCTTTTTGTACGTATACAGCACAGGTTAAACCTATATTTTTATAGTGTACACCTCCATGTATATGTATCAGGACAATAAAAGTtgtgaaaaaatgacaaaggcATCgtctttgatttatttttggaCTTAATTGGTATTATTAAGTAGAAGTACAAGTTTTGGTCAAGGATTTCCTTAAAAATTTCCTTactggccactccataacgttaatcttgttggtctggaaccaagatgctgcttgcttactggtgtgtttggggtcgttgtcttgttgaaacacccatttcaagggcatttcctttTCGGCAcaaggcaacatgacctctttaagtattttaatgtagtcaaATTGATTCATGATTgatgaaatgtgataaataggcccaacaccatagtacgagaagcatccccatatcatgatgcttgtcacaaactgtctgcggcctctagacccaaaaaggacaatcttgcttttATCAGCCCACAAAATATTGCGcaatttctctttaggccagtcagttTTGgtgaactgtaacctcttcagcacatgtctttttttaacaatgggactttgcgggGACTTCTTGCTAAtagctttctggttttggtctccattttaaagcatttgatatcattttagcagagcagtctataatttttctgcacttctttgtatgttttcccatctctaatcaacttttgaatcaaagtacgctgttcttctgaacaatgtctggaacgacccattttattttcagagagaaatgcacaggacaaccgtttctgcatttatccttgaattttttttatccttgattttgtttgacacctgttttcaCAAAATActttacctctctaattgaactccacattgctattattttgaGCATGCTCCTTTTcaattaatgatttaattacacagaatcagTTGCATGCAagtcatgactgttgggtctgt
Coding sequences:
- the zbtb14 gene encoding zinc finger and BTB domain-containing protein 14, giving the protein MSETLKYVDDEHKTIFLKILNEQRLEGEHCDIAVVVEDVKFRAHRCVLAACSNYFKKLFKKHEVDSSSVIEIDFIRSDIFEEVLNYMYTAKISVKKKDVNLMMSSGQILGIRFLDKLCSQKRDMSSEEKNDHKNAKYSYDLVKMGLQPDEAQLNQDNDVQVIGDQDDTPSDDLVEEPQGNHDLDKSPNSALRVEEATSLLKELTQEEVHKVACYDQDVEAMDGEPKELATHTQTLAFADSMGDVKDEQAPGWSTATADMKLEYLLYGHRDQFACQVCGKTFVDENRLRKHEKLHSADRPFICEICTKAFTTQAHLKEHLKIHTGFKPYRCEDCGKSFIRAPDLKKHERVHSNERPFNCHMCEKAFKHKSHLKDHERRHRGEKPFRCSSCTKAFAKASDLKRHENNMHSERKQLSSNSLQSETEQLQAAAMAAEAEQQLESIACS